One genomic window of Burkholderia diffusa includes the following:
- a CDS encoding ABC transporter ATP-binding protein, producing the protein MIIIEDVHKRYLTEHGAGKWVLQGINMTIPPKRNIALIGVNGAGKSTLLRIIGNVDYPTKGRVERRCRVSWPVGGGGLEGTLTGRQNTKFVCRVYGREDELKDRLSFIQDFTELGDSFDEPVQTYSSGMRSRLQFALSIAFDFDVYISDEVTAAGDARFRKKAADAFKSKVDRASVIMVSHDEGTLKQFCQSGIWINGGKAYWFDELDEALRAYKDAILV; encoded by the coding sequence ATGATCATTATCGAAGATGTTCATAAGCGATATCTGACAGAGCACGGTGCGGGCAAGTGGGTACTGCAGGGTATCAACATGACGATTCCACCGAAACGGAATATTGCTCTGATCGGTGTGAACGGTGCAGGCAAGTCGACACTGCTGCGCATTATTGGGAACGTTGATTATCCGACCAAGGGGCGGGTCGAACGGCGCTGTCGCGTGTCCTGGCCGGTCGGTGGAGGAGGATTGGAAGGGACGTTGACCGGGCGTCAGAATACGAAATTCGTTTGCAGAGTATACGGCCGTGAAGACGAGTTGAAGGATCGACTCTCGTTTATTCAGGACTTCACCGAACTGGGTGATTCATTCGACGAGCCTGTGCAGACGTATTCGTCTGGGATGCGATCGCGTCTCCAGTTTGCGCTGTCGATTGCTTTCGATTTCGATGTCTATATTTCGGACGAGGTGACGGCCGCAGGCGATGCCAGATTCAGAAAAAAGGCTGCAGATGCTTTCAAAAGCAAAGTCGATCGAGCAAGTGTGATCATGGTGTCTCATGACGAAGGCACGCTAAAACAGTTTTGCCAGTCCGGTATCTGGATCAATGGTGGTAAGGCATATTGGTTCGATGAACTTGATGAAGCATTGAGGGCTTATAAGGACGCTATCTTGGTATGA
- a CDS encoding chain-length determining protein, translating to MKELTVSRGGRIGAKLAAAYGKGKSTLFSMGLFRLIIKMILMYAVLATVYWLFIASDRFVSVANVIIRSTDQISSPSVDVSTLVPGAGGPNRGDQLLLREYLLSEDVLKKLDVALDLRSHFSDGHRDPVSRMWFKNAPMEWFYHYWLSRVDVEYDDYSGVLRIQAQAYDSKTAQEIVNFMVREGEAHMNQIDHELAFSQVRFLERQVTLAHGGLLDATHALIDFQNRKGLMAPQATAESQNALIDKLEAQKVDVQTQIAALPPTLNPDQPTVVMLRNNLNALQKQIAQKRAELASPSKGTLNYTVEEFQRLQMQVSFAQDLYKTALSALEKGRMDAARTLKKVSILQAPTRPSYPLQPKRLYNAFLTLLLAASLIGVLKLLESIIRDHVD from the coding sequence ATGAAAGAACTAACAGTGAGCAGAGGGGGGCGCATTGGTGCCAAGCTGGCGGCAGCATATGGTAAGGGGAAGTCGACGCTTTTTTCGATGGGGTTATTTCGACTGATTATCAAGATGATCTTGATGTATGCGGTGCTTGCCACAGTGTATTGGCTATTCATCGCTTCCGATCGATTTGTGTCGGTTGCCAACGTAATTATCCGATCCACTGATCAGATCAGCAGTCCGAGTGTCGACGTATCAACGCTCGTTCCCGGCGCTGGTGGTCCCAATCGCGGCGATCAACTGCTGTTGCGCGAATATCTTCTGTCGGAAGATGTTCTTAAGAAGCTCGATGTCGCTTTGGATTTACGCTCTCATTTCAGCGATGGGCATCGAGATCCCGTCTCACGGATGTGGTTCAAGAACGCACCGATGGAGTGGTTCTATCACTATTGGCTGTCACGTGTCGATGTCGAGTACGACGACTACAGCGGTGTATTGCGTATCCAGGCGCAGGCCTATGATTCAAAAACCGCGCAGGAAATCGTCAATTTCATGGTTCGCGAGGGTGAAGCACACATGAATCAGATTGATCATGAATTGGCTTTTTCGCAAGTGCGCTTCCTCGAGCGGCAGGTGACGCTTGCGCATGGAGGTCTTCTGGACGCGACACATGCGCTGATCGATTTTCAGAATCGCAAGGGGTTAATGGCGCCACAGGCAACGGCGGAGAGCCAGAATGCGTTGATCGACAAGCTCGAAGCGCAGAAGGTTGACGTGCAGACGCAAATTGCTGCATTACCTCCGACGTTGAACCCGGATCAGCCCACCGTGGTGATGCTTCGGAACAACCTTAACGCGCTTCAAAAGCAGATCGCGCAGAAGCGGGCTGAACTGGCGTCACCATCGAAAGGGACGCTCAACTACACCGTAGAGGAGTTTCAGCGCTTGCAGATGCAGGTGAGCTTCGCACAGGACTTGTATAAAACCGCGCTTTCGGCGCTTGAGAAAGGGCGGATGGACGCAGCCCGTACGCTCAAGAAGGTTTCAATCCTGCAAGCACCGACGAGACCGAGCTATCCATTGCAGCCGAAGCGGCTCTATAACGCATTTCTGACTCTGCTGCTTGCTGCCTCATTGATTGGTGTTCTGAAGCTACTGGAAAGCATCATTCGCGATCACGTAGATTGA
- a CDS encoding BNR repeat-containing protein, translating to MRKKSAPIRYTTTVKESAQPVTVVEVDSVHSVVPYDENLLERARTQWQFGDWHSLAQLGRGVLQHHPDRAKLALLAAAGRLQTGQLAEAKQFIRLAQDWGISQKLLCQILAAGVHNSLGRAAAVAGNLPRALTHFESSIAVGTPEADRALLTKARIHQQCSELGVAPGHLERELGSIARSDRTSSQSARRFHIVKLAKFDLGDAWAGNTINTVIFRHHGVLTHQGKQITAFYVDAHTLRVVRRDLETDDLQTFDLCGKYNLADAHNSISLGVDRADHLHICYDHHATQLRYRRSTRPHDISSWTDELPMTGAAETKVTYPTFMQPHHGFPLTLLYRDGVHNNGTARFKTYDEASADWTDHPTPVLSGSESKPWTSNAYWNHPAIGRNGSLHLSFVWRTHTLGVEERVNNINIGYACSLDNGISWVTSKGRGYQLPITPVNAETVHPVSPGSNLINQCSMALDSCNRPHIVFYADDSNGIPQYQHLRYDGKQWHHQIVSQRIEPFALKGGGTLQIPISRPEIVIDRQDNAYIITRGDHSDGRMVATVLAAPEYTWHQDDTRVLWDEDLGFAEPVIDRLRWEQENVLSMLLQYNEQPSHDIGWRQTNGPVTLLDIQFKFKN from the coding sequence ATGAGAAAGAAGTCTGCGCCCATTCGCTATACGACGACGGTGAAGGAGTCCGCACAGCCTGTCACGGTAGTCGAGGTCGATTCTGTACATTCCGTTGTTCCTTACGACGAGAATCTGTTGGAGCGTGCGCGTACGCAATGGCAGTTCGGCGACTGGCACAGTCTCGCCCAACTCGGGCGCGGTGTCTTGCAGCACCATCCGGATCGAGCCAAGCTGGCCCTGCTCGCAGCGGCAGGTCGCCTGCAAACTGGGCAACTCGCCGAAGCCAAACAGTTCATTCGACTCGCCCAGGATTGGGGAATCAGCCAGAAGCTCCTTTGTCAGATTCTTGCAGCAGGCGTGCACAACAGCTTGGGGCGTGCTGCCGCCGTGGCCGGAAATTTGCCACGGGCGCTCACGCATTTCGAATCTTCCATTGCTGTCGGTACACCGGAGGCCGACAGAGCTCTGTTGACCAAGGCGCGCATCCACCAGCAGTGCAGCGAACTTGGCGTAGCGCCAGGTCATCTTGAAAGAGAGCTGGGGAGCATTGCGCGATCGGATCGAACTTCCTCGCAGTCCGCACGACGTTTTCACATCGTCAAGCTGGCCAAGTTCGATCTAGGTGATGCTTGGGCTGGGAATACGATCAATACGGTTATCTTTCGCCATCACGGTGTTCTGACTCATCAGGGAAAACAAATCACGGCTTTTTACGTCGATGCTCATACACTGCGTGTCGTACGCCGTGATCTGGAGACAGACGATCTCCAGACATTTGATTTGTGCGGTAAATACAATTTGGCGGACGCCCACAACAGTATCAGTCTGGGTGTCGATCGCGCTGACCATCTGCATATTTGTTACGACCACCACGCTACGCAGTTGCGATATCGCCGAAGCACGCGACCCCACGATATATCGAGTTGGACCGATGAACTGCCCATGACTGGGGCGGCGGAAACGAAGGTGACCTATCCGACTTTCATGCAGCCGCATCATGGCTTTCCGTTGACGCTGCTGTATCGCGATGGCGTGCACAACAACGGTACCGCACGTTTCAAGACCTATGACGAGGCATCTGCAGATTGGACAGATCATCCAACACCTGTTTTGAGCGGTAGCGAGTCAAAACCGTGGACCAGCAACGCCTATTGGAACCACCCGGCCATTGGTCGAAACGGCAGCCTTCACCTGAGCTTTGTCTGGCGCACACATACGCTGGGCGTGGAGGAGCGGGTCAACAACATCAATATCGGCTACGCCTGCTCGCTGGACAATGGAATCAGTTGGGTAACTTCCAAGGGGCGAGGCTACCAGCTTCCGATTACGCCGGTAAATGCCGAAACCGTGCATCCGGTGTCTCCGGGCAGCAACCTCATTAACCAATGCAGCATGGCGCTCGACAGCTGCAACCGTCCGCATATTGTTTTTTATGCCGATGATTCCAACGGCATCCCGCAGTATCAACATTTACGGTACGACGGCAAGCAATGGCATCACCAGATTGTGTCGCAACGCATTGAACCATTTGCGTTGAAGGGTGGTGGAACGCTTCAGATTCCGATCAGTCGACCGGAAATCGTTATTGATCGCCAGGACAATGCGTACATCATCACTCGGGGAGATCACAGCGACGGAAGAATGGTCGCGACTGTACTGGCCGCGCCCGAATACACCTGGCATCAAGACGACACTCGAGTTCTGTGGGATGAGGACCTCGGATTTGCGGAACCCGTAATCGACCGATTGCGGTGGGAGCAGGAAAACGTATTGAGTATGTTGTTGCAGTACAACGAGCAACCCAGTCATGACATCGGCTGGCGGCAGACGAATGGGCCCGTCACACTGCTGGACATCCAATTCAAATTTAAGAACTAA
- the wecB gene encoding non-hydrolyzing UDP-N-acetylglucosamine 2-epimerase, with translation MRALIILGTRPEAIKMAPLVGVLRNEPGIETKVCVTAQHRQMLDSMLDFFGICPDYDLDVMAPDQTLTGMTSRALVGLDTVLSEARPDLVLVQGDTSTTLAAALSAHYRQIEVGHVEAGLRTGDMLAPWPEEANRRLTSVLAKYHFAPTCGARDNLLREGIAESNIHITGNTVIDALLATAARMRDDTARRSELDSRFGFLDPKKRLILVTGHRRENLAGGLDSVCHALREIAQRGDVEIAFPVHLNPRVRQCVYRLLGNVPGVFLMEPQDYLPFVYLMDRAALLITDSGGIQEEAPALGKPVLVTRETTERPEAVAAGTVRIVGTGQAAIVAEASRLLDDPIGYAAMARAANPYGDGNAAQRIRDILVNAC, from the coding sequence ATGAGGGCCTTGATTATCCTTGGAACCCGACCAGAAGCGATAAAAATGGCACCGCTGGTCGGTGTACTGAGGAACGAACCTGGGATCGAGACGAAAGTCTGCGTTACGGCACAGCATCGTCAGATGCTCGACTCGATGCTCGATTTTTTCGGCATTTGTCCCGACTACGATCTTGACGTCATGGCGCCGGATCAAACGCTGACCGGGATGACGAGCAGAGCGCTGGTTGGCCTCGACACCGTATTGAGCGAGGCCCGACCGGATCTGGTTTTGGTGCAAGGAGACACGTCGACCACGCTTGCCGCGGCTCTGTCCGCGCACTATCGACAGATCGAAGTCGGGCACGTCGAGGCCGGTCTTCGGACCGGTGACATGCTGGCTCCTTGGCCCGAGGAGGCAAATCGCAGGCTGACGAGCGTTCTGGCCAAATACCATTTCGCGCCGACATGCGGCGCTCGTGACAATCTGCTTCGGGAAGGCATTGCTGAATCGAATATCCACATCACCGGAAACACCGTTATCGATGCCCTCCTGGCTACTGCGGCAAGGATGCGTGACGACACGGCACGGCGCAGCGAGCTTGATTCGCGATTCGGCTTTCTCGATCCGAAGAAACGCTTGATTCTTGTCACCGGACATCGCCGGGAGAATTTGGCCGGTGGTCTCGACTCCGTGTGTCATGCGTTGCGGGAAATTGCTCAGCGTGGCGATGTGGAAATCGCCTTTCCGGTCCATCTCAATCCTCGGGTCCGACAATGTGTATATCGCCTTCTCGGCAACGTTCCGGGCGTATTTCTGATGGAGCCGCAGGATTATCTGCCCTTCGTTTACCTGATGGACAGAGCTGCGCTGCTGATTACGGATTCGGGCGGAATTCAGGAGGAGGCACCGGCCTTGGGCAAGCCGGTGCTTGTGACACGTGAGACCACGGAGCGTCCGGAAGCGGTGGCTGCCGGCACCGTGCGAATCGTCGGTACTGGCCAAGCGGCGATCGTCGCCGAGGCGAGCAGACTTCTCGACGATCCAATCGGATATGCCGCCATGGCCCGGGCGGCCAACCCTTATGGCGATGGCAATGCTGCCCAGCGCATCCGCGATATTTTGGTGAACGCATGCTGA
- the wecC gene encoding UDP-N-acetyl-D-mannosamine dehydrogenase, protein MLNTISIIGLGYIGLPTATLFASRKMRVIGVDVSSHVVDTINRGNIHIVEPELDILVHAAVGAGYLRATTRVEPADAFIIAVPTPLTADRRPDLSYIEAAAKSIAPVLVKGNLVILESTSSVGATELLASWLAEIRPDLTFPQQAGDASDIRIAHCPERVLPGRIVHELVVNDRVIGGMTTSCSKAAIALYSLVVQGDCIVTDVRTAEMCKLAENSFRDVNIAFANELSMICDKQGIDVWELIKLANRHPRVNILQPGCGVGGHCIAVDPWFIVDGAPQDAKLIRAARSVNDAKPDWVIRKVGEAVEALVRSGVPAEEISVACLGITYKADIDDLRESPALEIAQALANCHRGKIAIVEPNLQTLPDELAVGRATLSTLDDAMAEAHILVLLVDHAEFKSLKPELGGRQVLVDTRGIWQTQSK, encoded by the coding sequence ATGCTGAATACGATTTCGATAATCGGCCTTGGCTACATAGGCCTGCCGACCGCTACGTTGTTTGCGTCGCGAAAGATGCGGGTTATTGGCGTCGATGTGTCTTCGCATGTCGTCGATACCATCAACCGGGGAAATATCCATATTGTCGAACCAGAACTCGATATTCTGGTTCACGCAGCCGTGGGTGCCGGCTATCTGCGCGCGACGACACGCGTCGAGCCTGCCGACGCGTTCATCATTGCCGTGCCGACGCCACTGACGGCGGACCGAAGGCCGGATTTGAGCTACATCGAGGCTGCGGCCAAATCGATTGCACCCGTGTTGGTCAAGGGCAACTTGGTCATTCTCGAATCGACATCGTCGGTCGGTGCGACCGAATTGCTGGCCAGCTGGCTGGCGGAAATCCGCCCGGATCTGACTTTTCCACAACAGGCCGGCGATGCATCCGATATTCGGATCGCTCACTGTCCCGAGCGCGTTCTACCTGGCCGTATCGTGCATGAGTTGGTCGTTAATGACCGTGTGATCGGAGGCATGACCACGAGCTGTTCCAAGGCGGCGATTGCGCTGTACAGCTTGGTGGTACAAGGCGACTGCATTGTCACGGATGTTCGCACTGCAGAAATGTGCAAGCTTGCTGAAAACAGTTTCCGTGACGTCAATATCGCCTTTGCGAATGAACTGTCGATGATATGCGACAAGCAAGGTATCGACGTTTGGGAACTGATCAAGCTGGCCAACCGGCATCCACGCGTCAATATTCTACAACCGGGGTGCGGTGTGGGGGGGCACTGCATTGCGGTCGATCCGTGGTTCATCGTGGACGGCGCACCGCAGGACGCGAAGCTCATTCGGGCGGCGCGCAGTGTCAACGATGCGAAGCCGGACTGGGTGATTCGCAAGGTCGGTGAGGCTGTCGAAGCGCTGGTCCGTTCGGGGGTCCCGGCCGAGGAAATCAGTGTTGCTTGCCTCGGCATTACGTACAAGGCGGATATTGACGACTTGCGCGAAAGCCCGGCCCTTGAAATTGCGCAGGCGCTTGCGAATTGCCACCGCGGAAAAATCGCGATCGTGGAACCCAACCTGCAAACGCTACCCGATGAGCTGGCGGTAGGAAGAGCGACATTGTCCACACTGGATGATGCGATGGCGGAGGCTCACATTCTCGTTCTGCTTGTCGATCATGCGGAGTTCAAAAGCCTGAAGCCCGAGCTTGGCGGCAGACAGGTGCTTGTCGACACGCGTGGTATCTGGCAAACACAAAGTAAATGA